The Plodia interpunctella isolate USDA-ARS_2022_Savannah chromosome 8, ilPloInte3.2, whole genome shotgun sequence genome window below encodes:
- the LOC128671650 gene encoding circadian clock-controlled protein daywake-like, which translates to MATLNFVPIFVLLISFCRGSLGRFAPDYIHNCPNMTSECLKKTIQETIPYFIQGIPEFGISPLDPLVKDHIAIDLPGLKVELFNGRITGIRKCIVDNVKYENKHADINLHCRLVVKGTYRAHGNILIMQIDGEGDAKLKVSNVTLSAKINFEDVVRDGTVYHEIQDISIQHKFVDRVVFDLANLFKGSPEISEIVLQFLNDNWKLVVDEFGDPIVKTVVDFVVDNIRKFFSSIPKDEIIVFTK; encoded by the exons atggcgacattaaattttgttcCAATATTCGTGTTACTTATAAGTTTCTGTCGTGGATCGCTGGGAAGATTTGCAC CGGATTATATTCACAACTGCCCGAACATGACATCTGAATGCCTCAAGAAAACAATACAAGAGACCATACCATACTTCATCCAAGGTATTCCAGAATTCGGCATCTCGCCACTTGATCCACTTGTAAAAGACCACATCGCTATTGATCTTCCTGGACTTAAAGTGGAGTTGTTTAATGGAAGAATTACTGGCATAAGGAAGTGTATTGTGGATAATGTcaa GTATGAAAACAAACACGCTGATATTAACTTACACTGTCGTTTGGTAGTTAAAGGCACATACAGAGCTCATGGCAATATATTAATCATGCAAATTGATGGAGAAGGGGATGCGAAGctgaaagttt cgAACGTAACATTGagtgcaaaaataaatttcgaagATGTTGTGCGTGATGGAACAGTGTACCATGAAATACAGGATATATCCATCCAGCACAAATTCGTCGACAGAGTAGTGTTCGATCTCGCGAACTTGTTTAAAGGAAGCCCagaaataa GTGAAATAGTATTACAATTCCTGAACGATAATTGGAAGCTTGTCGTCGACGAATTCGGAGATCCGATAGTGAAGACTGTTGTAGACTTCGTTGTAGATAACATAAGGAAGTTCTTTAGTTCGATCCCCAAAgatgaaattattgtattcacaaaataa